In a single window of the Luteibacter rhizovicinus DSM 16549 genome:
- a CDS encoding methyl-accepting chemotaxis protein: MTLLWSQHVRLLAHAASQGDAARVRALSAQYPAAASAMGALLKPAEPRTAPATTIQAIEQQGMVLTNAQALGGTLLELGKVVEGARDTAGRLTDASARISTALDQAYAGAAGMGDSGSQGLATAGDLDGQLRLLRSALSGMSRNHAQFSEYFTAIRKLTATVQDIAHQTNLVALNAAIEAARAGEAGRGFAVVADEVKQLAEKTTQATAEIDQTTEAVGQFAGQLDDAVQNSLRRLDQTQSGIAGMQTSMGRVDEAARGARGNIDAAREGMGALQGRIAAIQATQGTLGRVTNDARRQADAAARAAVLAHRLGLSRLETEGDLDAASLSQMIREASQGLRFAVELASRDPASLDRRWLDTTPLMRCIDQFRLRRPDSPTEGIRAAGERFSTLASHYAITLGEGRHADASHMVAELNRELDAITQGLSASLAERAA; this comes from the coding sequence ATGACCCTCCTCTGGAGCCAGCACGTCCGCCTCCTCGCCCACGCCGCCTCCCAGGGCGATGCGGCGCGTGTTCGCGCCCTCTCCGCGCAGTACCCGGCCGCGGCCAGCGCCATGGGCGCCCTGCTCAAGCCGGCGGAACCGCGCACCGCGCCAGCGACGACCATCCAGGCGATCGAGCAGCAAGGCATGGTGCTGACGAACGCACAGGCGCTCGGTGGCACCCTGCTGGAGCTCGGCAAGGTGGTGGAAGGCGCCCGCGACACCGCCGGACGTTTGACGGATGCCAGCGCCAGGATTTCGACGGCGCTCGACCAGGCCTACGCCGGCGCCGCCGGCATGGGCGACTCGGGCAGCCAGGGCCTGGCCACGGCCGGCGACCTCGACGGCCAGCTGCGCCTGCTGCGTAGCGCCCTCTCGGGCATGAGCCGCAACCATGCGCAGTTCTCCGAATACTTCACCGCGATCCGCAAGCTGACCGCGACGGTTCAGGACATCGCCCACCAGACCAACCTCGTCGCGCTGAACGCCGCGATCGAGGCGGCACGTGCGGGTGAGGCCGGCCGCGGCTTCGCCGTGGTTGCCGACGAGGTCAAGCAACTCGCCGAGAAAACCACCCAGGCCACCGCCGAGATCGACCAGACCACCGAGGCCGTCGGCCAGTTCGCCGGCCAGCTCGATGACGCCGTGCAGAACAGCCTGCGTCGCCTGGACCAGACCCAGTCGGGTATCGCCGGCATGCAGACCTCGATGGGTCGCGTGGACGAAGCCGCCCGCGGGGCGCGCGGCAACATCGACGCAGCCCGCGAAGGCATGGGTGCGCTACAGGGCCGCATCGCGGCCATCCAGGCGACCCAGGGAACCCTCGGCCGCGTCACCAACGACGCCCGTCGCCAGGCCGACGCCGCAGCGCGCGCCGCCGTGCTTGCGCACCGCCTGGGCCTGAGCCGCCTCGAAACCGAGGGCGACCTCGACGCCGCCAGCCTCAGCCAGATGATCCGTGAAGCCAGCCAGGGCCTTCGCTTCGCCGTGGAACTCGCCTCGCGCGACCCGGCCAGCCTCGACCGTCGCTGGCTCGATACCACGCCACTCATGCGCTGCATCGACCAGTTCCGCCTGCGTCGACCGGACAGTCCGACTGAGGGCATCCGTGCCGCCGGCGAGCGATTCTCGACCCTCGCGTCGCACTACGCCATCACGCTCGGTGAAGGCCGTCATGCCGATGCCAGCCACATGGTCGCCGAGCTCAACAGGGAACTGGACGCGATCACCCAGGGCCTGTCCGCATCGCTGGCGGAACGCGCCGCGTGA
- a CDS encoding chemotaxis protein, which translates to MARPLLDTVDTFTRLAGHNRVAMLLFRLGDRQAFGINVFKVREVLRRPRLERMPSMHALVSGSFDYRGSTIPVIDLAAAMGYPPLASVDSAHLIVTEFNLSVQGFLVSDVDRIVHVDGANLTAPSAALGYGARVNAVTRLDGDLLAIVDVEQVLSSVSPPLVQLSDRVQQAAHVQQAGNRRILVIDDSAVARTQLVDLFRKMDLECVIAKDGREGLDKLRTMAMGPVDERVDLVVSDIEMPLMDGYALTTAIREDAQLRHMKVLLHSSLSGVFNEAMVARVGADKFIAKFQPDILATAVLDLLPA; encoded by the coding sequence ATGGCCCGACCGCTGCTCGACACCGTGGACACCTTTACCCGCCTGGCGGGCCACAATCGCGTGGCCATGCTGCTGTTTCGCCTGGGCGACCGCCAGGCGTTCGGCATCAACGTCTTCAAGGTTCGCGAAGTGCTGCGCCGGCCGCGCCTGGAGCGGATGCCCAGCATGCACGCCCTGGTCTCGGGCAGTTTCGACTATCGCGGAAGCACTATCCCCGTCATCGACCTCGCCGCGGCGATGGGTTATCCGCCCTTGGCCAGCGTCGACAGTGCGCACCTGATCGTCACCGAGTTCAACCTCTCCGTGCAGGGCTTCCTGGTCTCGGACGTCGACCGCATCGTCCACGTGGACGGCGCCAACCTGACGGCGCCGTCGGCAGCGCTCGGCTACGGCGCGCGCGTCAACGCGGTGACCCGGCTGGATGGCGACCTGCTCGCCATCGTGGATGTCGAGCAGGTGCTGTCGTCGGTCTCGCCCCCTCTGGTGCAGCTCTCCGATCGTGTACAGCAGGCGGCGCACGTGCAGCAGGCGGGTAACCGCCGGATCCTGGTGATCGACGACTCGGCGGTCGCCCGCACCCAGTTGGTCGACCTGTTCCGCAAGATGGACCTGGAATGCGTGATCGCCAAGGATGGGCGCGAAGGCCTCGACAAGCTGCGCACGATGGCGATGGGTCCGGTCGATGAGCGGGTCGACCTGGTCGTTTCCGATATCGAGATGCCCCTGATGGACGGCTACGCGCTGACCACGGCCATCCGTGAGGATGCCCAGCTGCGCCATATGAAGGTGCTCCTGCACAGCTCGCTGAGTGGCGTCTTCAACGAGGCGATGGTGGCCCGCGTCGGCGCCGACAAGTTCATCGCCAAGTTCCAGCCGGACATCCTCGCCACCGCCGTGCTGGACCTGCTTCCGGCCTGA